Part of the Gloeocapsa sp. DLM2.Bin57 genome is shown below.
AATTGATGATCTTACCGAGGTCATTCGTCTTGAACCGAATAATGCGGAAGCTTATTATGGTCGTGGTAGTGCTCGCACAAATATGGGAGAAAGAGAGGGGATAGAGGATTGGAAAAAAGCAGTAGAGCTTTGGAAAAAGGAAAATGATCCTCGTGCTGTACAGCTACAAGAAATGATTGACGCGATATCATCAGACTTAAAAAATCGCTAGTTTCTTCCCAAGAAAAAATATTTGTCAATTCCTTGCTCACAGGTTTTTGGGTAAATTCCCCCATTAAGAATCGGGTGCTTTTCCCCTACCATCAGGGGTCGAGATTCTGCGACACTTAAAGTGTAGGATCGCGAGAAGAAGGGGTTACCATGGATTATGTATATTTTTTACCAAACGCTAGTTTAACATTGCGGGTAATTGAATATCTACGCAGAATGACTAGTTTACCCGCCTGCAACATGGCTGTCATTCATCAGATTAATGGCTGGATTATCAGAGTCAAGTTTGCTCAACCATTAAAACCACCTTATCATGGTAATTTCCAAGCTTTTATGAGTGAGTTAGGGATTGTCTATCAACCAGAAATGCGTATTCAAATGGTTTTTTGGAGTTTAGAAACTGGTCAAACCGTTGTTGAAGTCATGCGTCGTTATCAGGTGGCGATCGTCTCTTACGGTAGTCCTGACACTAGCGATATTGAAGCTTTCCGCGAACAGTTTACCAGAGGACTAGGTTATTGTCCTGAAACTTTAGCTTAGTTATTCAGCTGGTTAGAATTTGTAAAACACGTTGCCAGTTATCAAATTCACCGACGATGCGTCGAATTGGTTGAGGTTGGATTCTAACTAAAGTTGGTGTAGCTGAGATATTAAATTTTTCTGCTTGTTCGGGATATTTATTGATATCGACTATTTTCAGGGTATAAGGTAAGTTCAATCCTTCTTCTAAGATTTGGTGAATGGTGTAGAGAGTCTCAGGGTTAGGTAGATTCTGATTAGAGATAAATAGTAGTAGGGTATAACCTTGAAGGGTTTCTGGTTTAGGTAGAGTTAATTTCTTCGGGTTATGTGGAGATTCAACCTTAACTACTAACTCGTGATTTTGCCAAAGTTCGGGAAATCGTTGCTGATAGCTATCTAAAGCGATGGGGTTACAGAATTCCTCTTGCCAAGGGGCGATTTGCCAAGTTAAGTTTTCTGTTAAGTTAAAAATAGCATTCAGCAAACACTGATAAGGTTTCAGTCTAGGGTAGATACAGGTAGCGGTTTTGATTTCTCCTGTACCAGAGATTAACCAGCGATCTACCGTAGCTGTATATGCGGGTACAAGAAAATGGGGAGGTTCGCTTAAATTGAGGGTTTCTTGTACAGCGATACAGAGGTGGAGATGCCAACGATTTTGTTTAGTTGGATCGAGACAATAAAATAAATCGCCTCCTGGAGTAAATAAGGCGATTCCTTTGTATAAGTTGTTTTCTGGTTGATAATCTGACAATGCTGATTAGACCTCAAGCACTGAATTGATTATAGCATTGATTGAGCTTACATTCTACCTCTGAGCATCATTGCCATTTCGTTAGGAGTAGGAGACATTTCTAGGGCGATTTCTTCGGTAATGCGTCCTTCTTGATAGAGGTTAAATAGAGATTGATTCATAGTAATCATACCATCGAATTCTCCCTCTAGCATAAGGGCGCTAATTTCTTCGTTTTTACCCTGTTTGATGTAGTCTTTAACGGTTTCGGTATTGATTAAGATGTCATGGTAAGCTGCTCGTTTTCCGTCGGTAGTACGACAAAGTCCTTGAGCAATAATCGCTACTAGAGATTCTGCTAGTGCCATACGCATAGCATCTTGTTCTTCAGCGCTATAGAGACTTAAGATCCTTTCTAGGGTTTTCACTGCACTATTGGTGTGGAGAGTTCCCATAACCAAGTGACCTGTTTGAGAAGCTTTAAGGGCTGTATTCACGGTTTCGCGATCGCGCATCTCCCCAACTAGAATGATATCTGGATCTTCCCGTAAAGATGCTTTGAGGGCGTTATCAAACTTGTGAGTATGAATACCTACTTCTCTTTGACGAATAATCGATTTACGGCTTTGGTGAACGAATTCGATGGGGTCTTCAATGGAGATAATATGTTTAGCGTGTTCATTATTGATATAGTCAACCATTGCCGCCATAGTAGTTGATTTACCCGAACCCGTAGGACCTGTAACTAAAACCAACCCTTTATGATAGTCAGAGACGTCTTTAAACACTGGTGGGAGACGTAATTGTTCCATAGTTAAGATTTTGACGGGAATCAAACGTAAAACCATGGAGTGACCACGTAAGGAGTCAAAGACATTAATACGTACCCTAGCGAATTCGTACTGTGTAGCCCCATCAAATTCTAAATTCTTTTTAAACTGCTGAATTTGATCTTCTGATAAAATCTCCCGTAACCAACTCATAAAGGTCTGTTGGTCGGTAACAGGATATTCTGTAATAAGGATGTCACCGCGATCGCGCATTCTGGGGACTTCGTTAACCCCTAAGTGTAAGTCCGAATAACCATTCTCATAGGCTTCCCTGACTAAATATTCTAGGGTGGGATGACCAGGAGATGGTCGAGACATAGGACGTACAGGCGGTTCCGGCTGGTAACTTTCCTGTCTTGGTGGGGGGGGAACTGCCCTGGCTTTGGGAACAACGGGCATTGTCTCAAAGGCTTGACTACTATCTCCTGTAGGCATATCTATGGGCATATCTATAGATATAGACTCAGAGGGAGGAGGAGGAGGAGGGGGTGGGATACTAGAGGGGGGGGGTGGGGGAAAATTACTACCAGTGGGAACAGATACAGAGGTAGAAGGTGGTGGAGGTGGAGGTGGAATGGGAGGGCGAGAGGCGTCGGTCATAACTATACCTTAATTACTCATCTGTTATTTAGTTTTCCCAAAATTGCGCTATTGCTAACATTGAGATCTATTTTTGATTGGCTTTGGTATCTACTACCGCCCCCCAAAAAAATAAACCTGTCAGAGGAATCGAAGCGATTAAAATAATCGTCGTGGTTAGTTGACCTAATTCAGGATCTCCTGAACTTAACTCAAATACTGAACCGACAGCGGCGATCGCTGTTATGCAAGATATTAGTAACAAGACACCGCTTTTGGGGGTCATTCCCATAATTTTTAATTACTCCTGGTAGGGTTGAACAGCTTGTAAGGAAAAACCGTTTTTTTTCAGTTCATCGGTGAGGGCTAAGGTATTTTGTACCCTATCTACGAATAAAACCCCATGAAGATGATCCATTTCATGTTGGATTACTCTGGATAAGAGTCCTGATGCTTTTAATTTCCGAGGTCGTCCATTCTCATCTTTGAAGCTTACGGACACCACTTCAGGACGTATCACTTCCAGATAGACTCCTGGAATACTTAAACAACCTTCCTCAAAACCACATTTTTCCTGACTATAACCTGTTATCTGGGGATTGATTAACACTACAGGTTGATTAGCTGAATTATCTGGTTCACAATCAATGACAATTATCTGTTTATTGATATTTACTTGAGGCGCTGCTAAACCTATTCCTTGAGAACTATACATCGTTTGCAGCATTTGTTCTACTAGTTTTCTGGTTTCTTGATCCACTTTGGCGATGCGTTTGGCTTTACCTCTTAAAGCGCGATCGCCTAGATAATGTAATTCTAAGGGGGGTTTTTCTAGTTTTTGTTTTGCGACGCTAATTACAGAACTCATGGAACTCTTAACACATCTTTACTATTACTCAAATTTTAGCATTATTATCTCAATCCTAGAGGATATTGGCGCAACATCTGTTTACCTTGATAAACGTGCAATTTTTTGACTATTTCTTGGCCTCGATAAATTGGTATTCTCCCTATTGGTTTAAATTCGGCAAAATAATCACTATATGCTGCTGTTAAACCCTCTATCTGGTCATCAGAATCTAAGGTAATATACAAGGCGTTTTTACCTACCCAATCTTCAGTATCATACCAAAAGGCAAAACCTCGCATATCATCTCCTAATGTGGTTACAGGAATATTTACTACTGGTTTTAAACCAAGGTAAATTTGTCCCGCGAGATACCAAGCGTTGGTAAAGACAAAGTCTGTCTCTGTTAATACTTCCTGGAAGGGTGATTGACGAAAAGCTTCGGTTAGTTGTTTAACGTCAAACATCTCGGTAGATGTATCTGTCTCGGGAGTTAATATCCCCCCAAAGATGGCGTATTGACTGGGTTTCTGTAAAATTCCTAGACGCAAATGCAGTAAAAATATCACCATCAAGGTGGCGATCGCTATTGCTGAATATTTTAACCATCTCTCTACTAATTTTGCTGACCAATTAACCGCATATTTCCCCAATAACAAGGTTACACCCCAATAACCCGCCATGGGCCATGCTGCTAAAACTTGTTGTTTTCCTCCCAATAGGGTAAATCCGATAATCAGTGGTAAGGATACCCATAAAATCAAATTTTCGGCTAGTTGGACTTGTTTATTTTTAAATTGTTCTTGTATGGAACGAAATATTACCCAATTTAAGGGTATGCCAAAACTAGGGAATAAATAAAGAATATTGGCTAAAAATACGATTAAAACTTTCAAGATACTAAAATCTGGTTTAATTACCCCTGGATCTGCTTGAAAACGACTCGATAGGTGAAAGCGAAAAGATACCCAATCGTTTTGATAATTCCAAATCCAGATAGGAGAAATCGTTAGAAAAAATACCCCAATTGCTAACCAACCCCACCGAGAGAGTAAAATACATCGATGTTGAGGACTAAATAAGACAAAACCTAATAACCCCAAAGCTAGAATAAAGCCATGGTATTTACTTAAACAAGCTAACCCTACCAAGACTGCTAAACAGAGAAGACGGTAACTCGGGGTATAATCACCTTTAGGGAAAAATTGCCATACCGCACAATATAAACTAGCTGACCAAAAAAAAATCAATGGTCCATCGGGAAGGGTTAAAATACCAAAGGCTATCTGAAATATAGGTATGATTGAGGCGATCGCTACAGATAACCGCGCTGCTTTACTGCCAAATAATTTGACTCCTGTTAAATAAAGTAGATATAAACTCCCTGTATATAAAATTATCGTCCCAAATCTTAAACTCAGTGGTGAGACAATCCCCGTTAACCAAGGTGTAAAACCTGTAGTTAAAGCCACCAAAATAGGATGGTCAAAATAACTCCAATCTAAATGTCTGCTATAAAGATAGTAATAAAATTCATCATAACTTAGGGTTAACCATGTTCCTACTAATAAACGGTATAACAACCCCCATAATAATATTCCTCTAATCGTCATTCTTTGCTAAAACCCTTTTTATTGAGCGACAAACTTTATTTATCTTACTCATTCTTGGTTCACTTCAAAGATTCAAGATCAGTATTATATAAAATAGCTCGGTTTCTTCCTTGCTTTTTGGCTGCATATAGTGCTTGATCAGCCAGAGAAATTAAATTAGGTATAGATAGAGAAGGGGTAATAATAACGCTAGCAACACCACAACTGAGGGTAACATTTTTACTAATCAGAGATTGTGAGTGAGGAATTCCTGTCATTTCTACTTTTTCTACTATTCTTTGAGCAATTTCTTTAGCTATAGTAGGGTTAGTATTAGGTAAAATTACTACGAATTCTTCTCCTCCATAACGAGCGACTAAATCGGTGTTTCTGACTGCTTTTTCTAAAGTTTGCGCTACCAGGTATAAACAGCGATCGCCTTCTTGATGACCATAGGTATCGTTATATAGTTTAAAGAAATCAACATCACAGATAATCAGGGATAAATACTGGTGACTTTGATTGTGTAAATGCCATTGTTGAGATAAATTAAAGTCAAAATGACGACGATTAGCTACTTGAGTAAGAGTATCTTTAGTGGCTATTTTATGGAGATTATAATTATTATAAAATAAAGTTAAAATTACAGAAATATTTAAAGAGACAAAAGGAGTAAAGACAATTAACCACCAACCAAATAAAAAAGATAAATAACTACTAAAAATAAAGATAACATTTAAGGTTAATATAGAAATTGTAAATAATAAACTCAATAAATGACTATTTAATTTAGTCAGGTCGAATTTAATTAATTTTGAGATTAAAACCGTTCCCAAATAAGACCATAACCAAACCCAAACCCAAGTTATAGGTGAGTTAAAAGCTCGTATTAAAGGTCGATTATCTAAAGCAGCGCTTAAGATTTCACTAGCAAAATTTCCATGAACAATTACTCCATGAGTTTGCTGATTATTCAGAAAAAATCTATCACTAAGACTAGGTGCTGTTGCTCCTACTAAAACCAGGCGATCGCTAAATAAATTGGCACTGATATTATTATTAACAACATCTTGTGCACTAACAGTTAAAAAACTTTCTTTAGTTCCTCGATAATTAGAGAGAATCTGATAACCACCATTATCAAACCGCATATAACCCCCAAATCTTTTCCCTAGGGGAGATAATTTAGCCTTACCCAACTCGATGGAGTTATTATAATTGGTTGGTTGGGGAGTAATTCCCTCAGCTTCTAGATAGATTAAAGCTAATTTAGTCCCTAAACCTAATTCGATTTCTCCACCATTTTCAAGTTGTACAGAAATTAAATTTCTGCGAATTCTCCCGTCATTATCTAAGACAAAATCAGCAAAAGCAACTTGTCCCAAAGATCGTAAAATCGCATTAGGAGGAATAGATGGTTGAATTATTTTTTCAATCCCGATTAAATTAGGTGTCGATTCAAAAACAGCTGTTAATTCTTCCTGTCCTTCTTTAACAGAAATATTGCGAAAAATATCTAAACCAATTACTCGCGGTTTTTGTTGAGCGATCTTAGTTAACAAATCAGCGAGATTGCGATCAGATAGGGGCCATTCTTGAAAATAGGCGATATCTTCTTCATCAAGGGTAACGATTACTATTCTAGAGTCTAAGGGTTCTGGTGGTCTCCAGCTAAAAAATTGGTCGAGAAAAAATAACTCTGAAGACTGAAAAAGTCCGAGATAGCTAAGAAGAATAATAACTATAGATACAATCGTAGCAATTAAGATTCTTTCTTGGCTATTAGAGAAGCTTTGTTTTAGCTTTGACCAAATAGTCATTTACTGCTGCTTCTTTGGGTTTAACATATTGAGTAATACTGTTACCTTGAACTCCTGTCTTGATTATACGATAAACTGGTTATTTATTCGGATATTTTTAGATTAAGTTTTACTCTAGCAGTGGTTGCTCACTGATTTCCTCTAACCCTACTGATTCCAAAACTGTTTGCCAATTTTGACTAATAGTAAGATCATTAGGTTTAGTTAAATGTTCTTGAGCTATTAATGCTAACATATCTAACCAGATCCCATTTTCACCGTAAAAAGAGGCTAATTCTAGAGAATTAATTGAGTCTATTTTTGCTGTTAAAGTAACACGGCGAATATTTCCTGACCAGACGAAATCATCAGGGCTGATAGTTTCTTCACAAGCTAGGGTAAAGGAGAAGAGATAATCTTGATCAACTTCTAGGGGTGGGGCGTTTTCTGGCAAAGTAAAGCTAATGATCCCAGATTGTCCATCAAGTTGGATAGTTTGTTGATAATAATATGTTTCTTGAGGATCGCGTAAGCTAAAAACTAGATTTTCTGCGGTTGTTGGGGGTAAATAGACTAGAAAAGTAGGATGTGTAGCCGTAGTTAAGGTGCTAGAGTTATCAGGTACTAATGCTGTAACCAAGATTTCAGGAGCTGAGGTATCATTAGCACAGAGTCTAACTGGTCTCGTACCACCTTGAGTAGTATTATTGGGTTTACCTGCATCAGGTGGGGTAAAATAGACGTTTTTCTGTTGAGATTCAGTTTCAGCCCCCAAAGGGGAGGTAAGCACAATTTCTGTAGCTATTAACAGAGAGACAAACAACAAAGAGAGAGTTTTATTGATAGTAATCATAGTATTTTCCTATCTAGTTAGAGGGTGGACAAGAGGGATTATGGGTTAAGATGATAGTACCGTCGGATTGTTGACGCCAATGGTTAGCTTGAATAATGGCTGGGGTTTCCGTGGTTGTCGGAATAATTACTACTGATTCAGATAAATCACGGCGATCGCGCCATATTTGTTGACTAGTGAGAACTTGATCAGGCTTGGTGGGTAAACCACCTTTCCCTGTTACTACAAAGTTATTGCCCGTATTTTCGCCACAACCTGGGGTAATTTGTTCTGCGGGGTTTTGGGGTTGAAGATTAGCAATTAAAGCTAAATTGCGCTTGAGATCAAGACTTTTTATTTCGATGATACCATCTACCCCTAATTGAGAGCTAGCGGTGATACTATCAGAAGAATTAAGGAAAATCGCTTCAGCGTTGATGGTAATATTGCCCCCATTACCTGCAAAAGCATTGGCATTAATGGTACTGTTATCAAAAACAAATAAAAACTGGTTACTGATATTAATATTACCGCCATCACCTCCTGCTGTATTTTCAGTTCCTGCTTGAGTGGAGATAGTACTATTTTGCTCTAAACTTAGGGTATTGGCAATAGTTAAATTAAGATTTCCTCCTCTTCCAGAGGAACTAGTTGCTGAGATATTACCCTGGTTTAAGGAAAGGTTATCAGCGTTAATAATAATATTACCCCCTGTACCAATATTTAAGGAAGAAGCGTCAATAATAGCTCCATTTACTGAGAGATTGGGGGTATTGAGGGAGATATTACCACCATCACCTGTGCCGAGGGTTTGAGCGAATAAACCACTCAGTAGCCCTAAATTGGGGTTTAAATCTTCAAATTGGATATCAGTAATAAAATTACCTGGACTTTCTAGGGAGATATGAAGTTGATAGGTATCCCCTGCATCCATAACGTTACCTCTAATTAGGAGAGTATCTGAGGCGATTGAACCATTTTCAGCCACACCGATGACGTATAATCCTGGTTGAGCAAAAGTAGTAGTAAGGTAGGCGTCATCTTCTCTAACGCTTCCACTACCTCCTAAGCTAATGTCTGCATTATCATTACTACCTAATAATCTACCATTGATATCAAAGAGAAATAACATGGTATCGGTATCAGTACTAAAGGGTATATTATTAACATTGCCATAGTCAATATCAAAGATTCCTTGAGTATCTCCTTCTGCGACACCAAAGAGATAATAGTCGAACTGGTTACCTGCTTCACCTAAAATAGTTTCACCAGTTTTAATATCTGTGATAGTTCTTTCTACGGTGATATAGGGTAAACCTGGTTCGACGTCGGGATTAGGTTCATTAGTTAACTCAAAATTCCGTAAGTCATAGACGATTTCCCTTGCAAAAGGTGTCCCAATAGTAGCATCTTCGGGAGGTTCGATATCTGTTCCTGTACCGCTAATTTCTATACTGGTGTTAGCCTCAACAGTAATAATACCTGCGTTACCTGTACTTTCGGTTTTAGCGCTGGTGATGATTTGTCCACCTGTATCGAGAATGAGGCGATCTGTGGTTATGTAAATACTACCCCCATCATTATTACTAAGGGTGCGCGCATTCAAAAACCCTCTCTCGGTTATGCGTAAGGTATGAGTATGGAGGTTAATTTCACCTCCTCTACCACTGTTAGTAGATTCACTCGCGCTAATTATGCCACTAGCGTAACCGGCTTGATTAACACCAAAAATCTTAACCTCATTAGCGTTAATATTGACATCTCCGGCTATTCCTGTACCTTGGGTTTGTGCTTGAATTCTGCCCCCATTATTTAAGAGTAATTCAGTGGTGTTAATCTCGATATTACCGCTATTACCTTGACTGGCTATTTCTGCTGCACTGTTAAGGGAAGCATTATCTATCTCTACCTTTTGCAAAGCATTAATATTAATTTCTCCCCCTAGATTTGTTCCTCTAGTCGCGGTAGAAAGATTGCTTCTATCTCTCAGGATTAATGATCCTGTAGCAATCGTAAGATTACCTGCCATTCCTTGAGCATTACTTCGAGTCTCTACCAGAGAGAAATTATTGAGGTTAACCGAGTCTGTCGCTATAATAGTTAGCTTTCCCCCTGTACCTACACCTGTGGTGGCTGTACTTAAAACTGCTCCATCACTAATGGTTAAGGTTTCTGTTTCAATTAACATATTACCCGCGTTACCATCGCCGAAGGTTTCTGTAGATACTTTAGATCCCTCGGTGATCATAATCTCACGGGCGATAATTCTAGTATCCCCACCGTCTCCCCCTCCTTCAGG
Proteins encoded:
- a CDS encoding type IV pilus twitching motility protein PilT, producing MTDASRPPIPPPPPPPSTSVSVPTGSNFPPPPPSSIPPPPPPPPSESISIDMPIDMPTGDSSQAFETMPVVPKARAVPPPPRQESYQPEPPVRPMSRPSPGHPTLEYLVREAYENGYSDLHLGVNEVPRMRDRGDILITEYPVTDQQTFMSWLREILSEDQIQQFKKNLEFDGATQYEFARVRINVFDSLRGHSMVLRLIPVKILTMEQLRLPPVFKDVSDYHKGLVLVTGPTGSGKSTTMAAMVDYINNEHAKHIISIEDPIEFVHQSRKSIIRQREVGIHTHKFDNALKASLREDPDIILVGEMRDRETVNTALKASQTGHLVMGTLHTNSAVKTLERILSLYSAEEQDAMRMALAESLVAIIAQGLCRTTDGKRAAYHDILINTETVKDYIKQGKNEEISALMLEGEFDGMITMNQSLFNLYQEGRITEEIALEMSPTPNEMAMMLRGRM
- a CDS encoding circadian clock protein KaiB yields the protein MSDYQPENNLYKGIALFTPGGDLFYCLDPTKQNRWHLHLCIAVQETLNLSEPPHFLVPAYTATVDRWLISGTGEIKTATCIYPRLKPYQCLLNAIFNLTENLTWQIAPWQEEFCNPIALDSYQQRFPELWQNHELVVKVESPHNPKKLTLPKPETLQGYTLLLFISNQNLPNPETLYTIHQILEEGLNLPYTLKIVDINKYPEQAEKFNISATPTLVRIQPQPIRRIVGEFDNWQRVLQILTS
- the def gene encoding peptide deformylase, whose translation is MSSVISVAKQKLEKPPLELHYLGDRALRGKAKRIAKVDQETRKLVEQMLQTMYSSQGIGLAAPQVNINKQIIVIDCEPDNSANQPVVLINPQITGYSQEKCGFEEGCLSIPGVYLEVIRPEVVSVSFKDENGRPRKLKASGLLSRVIQHEMDHLHGVLFVDRVQNTLALTDELKKNGFSLQAVQPYQE
- a CDS encoding DUF928 domain-containing protein, with product MITINKTLSLLFVSLLIATEIVLTSPLGAETESQQKNVYFTPPDAGKPNNTTQGGTRPVRLCANDTSAPEILVTALVPDNSSTLTTATHPTFLVYLPPTTAENLVFSLRDPQETYYYQQTIQLDGQSGIISFTLPENAPPLEVDQDYLFSFTLACEETISPDDFVWSGNIRRVTLTAKIDSINSLELASFYGENGIWLDMLALIAQEHLTKPNDLTISQNWQTVLESVGLEEISEQPLLE
- a CDS encoding diguanylate cyclase; amino-acid sequence: MTIWSKLKQSFSNSQERILIATIVSIVIILLSYLGLFQSSELFFLDQFFSWRPPEPLDSRIVIVTLDEEDIAYFQEWPLSDRNLADLLTKIAQQKPRVIGLDIFRNISVKEGQEELTAVFESTPNLIGIEKIIQPSIPPNAILRSLGQVAFADFVLDNDGRIRRNLISVQLENGGEIELGLGTKLALIYLEAEGITPQPTNYNNSIELGKAKLSPLGKRFGGYMRFDNGGYQILSNYRGTKESFLTVSAQDVVNNNISANLFSDRLVLVGATAPSLSDRFFLNNQQTHGVIVHGNFASEILSAALDNRPLIRAFNSPITWVWVWLWSYLGTVLISKLIKFDLTKLNSHLLSLLFTISILTLNVIFIFSSYLSFLFGWWLIVFTPFVSLNISVILTLFYNNYNLHKIATKDTLTQVANRRHFDFNLSQQWHLHNQSHQYLSLIICDVDFFKLYNDTYGHQEGDRCLYLVAQTLEKAVRNTDLVARYGGEEFVVILPNTNPTIAKEIAQRIVEKVEMTGIPHSQSLISKNVTLSCGVASVIITPSLSIPNLISLADQALYAAKKQGRNRAILYNTDLESLK
- a CDS encoding phospholipid carrier-dependent glycosyltransferase → MTIRGILLWGLLYRLLVGTWLTLSYDEFYYYLYSRHLDWSYFDHPILVALTTGFTPWLTGIVSPLSLRFGTIILYTGSLYLLYLTGVKLFGSKAARLSVAIASIIPIFQIAFGILTLPDGPLIFFWSASLYCAVWQFFPKGDYTPSYRLLCLAVLVGLACLSKYHGFILALGLLGFVLFSPQHRCILLSRWGWLAIGVFFLTISPIWIWNYQNDWVSFRFHLSSRFQADPGVIKPDFSILKVLIVFLANILYLFPSFGIPLNWVIFRSIQEQFKNKQVQLAENLILWVSLPLIIGFTLLGGKQQVLAAWPMAGYWGVTLLLGKYAVNWSAKLVERWLKYSAIAIATLMVIFLLHLRLGILQKPSQYAIFGGILTPETDTSTEMFDVKQLTEAFRQSPFQEVLTETDFVFTNAWYLAGQIYLGLKPVVNIPVTTLGDDMRGFAFWYDTEDWVGKNALYITLDSDDQIEGLTAAYSDYFAEFKPIGRIPIYRGQEIVKKLHVYQGKQMLRQYPLGLR